In the Loxodonta africana isolate mLoxAfr1 chromosome 1, mLoxAfr1.hap2, whole genome shotgun sequence genome, one interval contains:
- the SMLR1 gene encoding LOW QUALITY PROTEIN: small leucine-rich protein 1 (The sequence of the model RefSeq protein was modified relative to this genomic sequence to represent the inferred CDS: inserted 1 base in 1 codon) — protein sequence MTVCQQLTNVSLVMSPDHGVSLEIDTLQISSLFKLKEHQRAISMEGIGELSSSITLGFVAREKSSKGNVPTKGQSPRRKQVQTQSKADXVWSVKPILLAGSVWLAMSPVLSAFMSEFPGWLLFSGVFLPVTLLLLLLIAYFRIKLIEVDEELSQVPNHQHNRKNGSSLHQKLKRR from the exons ATGACAGTCTGCCAACAGCTGACTAACGTCTCCCTGGTAATGTCACCTGATCATGGAGTTTCTTTGGAGATTGACACTTTACAAATTAGCAGCCTGTTCAAGCTGAAAGAGCACCAGAGAGCCATCTCAATGGAAGGCATAGGAGAGCTTAGCAGCAGTATCACTCTGGGATTTGTGGCACGGGAGAAGAGTAGCAAAGGAA ATGTGCCGACCAAAGGCCAGAgccccagaagaaaacaagtgcAGACTCAGAGCAAAGCTG CTGTCTGGAGTGTGAAACCTATCCTGCTGGCAGGGTCTGTGTGGTTGGCAATGAGCCCCGTCCTGTCAGCATTCATGAGTGAGTTCCCCGGCTGGCTCCTGTTCTCTGGGGTCTTCCTGCCTGTGACTTTGCTGCTGCTCCTCCTCATTGCTTACTTCAGGATCAAGCTGATTGAAG TTGATGAAGAACTGTCCCAGGTTCCTAATCACCAACACAACCGCAAGAATGGCTCTTCCCTGCATCAGAAGTTGAAACGAAGGTGA